In Carassius carassius chromosome 46, fCarCar2.1, whole genome shotgun sequence, the following proteins share a genomic window:
- the LOC132129769 gene encoding band 4.1-like protein 1 isoform X1, with the protein MSEKSSAAKNTADGGYTDHDSKMSDEHRDTDDSSEKTPSRMSRSPQKSSKRPKTAPVKVTLLDGSAYETGVEKLCKGQVLLDMVCEHLNLLEKDYFGITFSDTESQKNWLDPSKEIKKQIRMGPWHFSFAVKFYPPDPSQLIEDITRYYLCLQLREDILSGRLPCSFVTHALLGSYAVQAELGDYDPEEHGPDYISEFRFAPNQTRELEERVMELHRTYRGMSPAEAEINFLENAKKLSMYGVDLHHAKDSEGIDIMLGVCASGLLIYRDRLRINRFAWPKILKISYKRSNFYIKIRPGEVEKKYEQFESTIGFKLPNHRASKRLWKVCIEHHTFFRLVSPEPPPKGFLVIGSKFRYSGRTQAQSRQASALIDRPAPQFERSISRRYLLSRSIDGESALGDTLDRLSQHTSSEPVHSLPRDELDQDYLDPTLDQDLDQDHEQPEYQRLESDSTPSKTVELKREEAGSPVDSKTELDQDLPLRPKQEQFLDKPEDVLQKHQASINELKRALREPNSKLVHREKRLSGASSGSTPEKKSASEDSLLIEKQEGCQRNLPLSKKDEKSRSPRVASLATGFDKETEDETREKTITTHSDIRVRQSVAKRNSTETILSPEKPLRNRAKSPALRYNHFQGASSLEEKSFDNGTPQDKSLSENVIHTNGCNEYEIERIWGNKKYMGVTNREDNTTNQDLPRYVVRSFREASPNAAIDKYIRDQYNENRWGKYMRDQYNENRWERQSCETEAKNTRATLQKQTSNPDSKSKSSIIQRHDSTASDSSQSEVKRIVPLKPERSKKLKGSKGAKLQGQPNEKSISGSFDQSEGTKYKEEQVGFENALDSLSQLKNSAVVEGTGTFAKHDWASNCHNREVREYSRQSLQDRPQLRDLKNNADHRLSIEQDQFLFEDPLFMFDFPTNSAFPAFDQIPPLYPPVKSQWARDARTKPITKSDSGNSLHKSSTMESSKRKPVRELWERHLGSLSEDDPDPDTLYLKETHLGIERKCSSITVSSTSSLEAEVDFTVLMDFQTGIEEFSRGMTELGEKDFSPEFGLSDRTTHPAFILGADPIYFPEERPEEVQRPIEKPKPVVEHKALEERKPEPFVPKKAPRSVKAAQALRKDSTEQANTQLMRRESLESPPIHPLSRESSEIIASQALRKTEVKIETQPNGSEVTTTIMEIADPDHGISSMREATYFMTERISPVNLGSLARDGSPLMVTENVTSATTTHVTKTVKGGYSETRIEKRIIITGDDDVDQDQALAMAIKEAKQQHPDMLVTKAVVVRETESSTQDPHEESKS; encoded by the exons ATGTCAGAGAAAAGTTCAGCCGCAAAGAATACAGCAGACGGAGGTTATACG GATCACGATTCAAAGATGTCGGATGAGCACAGAGACACGGATGACTCGTCGGAAAAAACGCCTAGTAGGATGTCCAGATCCCCTCAGAAATCCTCCAAAAGACCAAAGACTGCACCTGTGAAAGTCACACTGCTTGATGGATCTGCCTATGAGACTGGGGTGGAG AAGCTGTGTAAAGGACAGGTGTTACTGGATATGGTGTGTGAACATCTCAACCTCTTGGAGAAGGACTACTTTGGCATAACTTTCAGTGACACGGAGAGCCAAAAG AACTGGCTGGATCCTTCAAAAGAAATCAAGAAACAAATCCGCA TGGGTCCGTGGCATTTCTCCTTTGCTGTCAAATTCTACCCTCCAGATCCGTCTCAGCTGATTGAAGACATCACACG GTATTACCTGTGTCTGCAGCTGAGGGAGGACATACTGTCAGGTCGTCTGCCCTGCTCGTTCGTCACTCATGCTCTGCTGGGCTCGTATGCTGTTCAGGCTGAGCTGGGAGACTATGACCCAGAGGAACACGGGCCAGACTACATCAGCGAGTTCCGCTTCGCCCCCAATCAGACCCGTGAGCTGGAGGAGAGGGTGATGGAGCTGCACCGCACCTACAG GGGCATGAGTCCTGCAGAGGCTGAAATCAACTTCCTGGAGAATGCTAAGAAACTCTCCATGTATGGCGTTGATCTTCATCACGCTAAG GACTCTGAAGGCATTGACATCATGTTGGGGGTGTGTGCCAGTGGCCTCTTGATCTATAGAGACCGGCTGCGTATCAACCGATTCGCCTGGCCCAAGATCCTTAAAATATCCTACAAGAGAAGCAACTTCTACATCAAAATCCGACCTGGAGAGGTAGAGAAAAAG TACGAGCAGTTTGAGAGCACCATTGGCTTCAAGCTGCCCAACCACCGTGCCTCTAAGCGCTTGTGGAAAGTCTGCATTGAACATCACACATTTTTCAG GTTGGTCTCTCCTGAGCCTCCTCCCAAAGGTTTTCTTGTGATTGGCTCAAAATTCCGCTACAGTGGGCGGACCCAAGCCCAGTCTCGCCAGGCCAGTGCTTTGATTGACAGGCCAGCTCCTCAATTTGAACGATCAATTAGTAGGAGGTACCTGCTGTCCCGCAGCATAGATGGAG AGTCTGCATTAGGGGACACTTTGGACCGACTCTCCCAGCACACCTCCAGTGAGCCTGTACATAGCCTTCCCAGAGATGAGCTGGACCAGGACTACCTTGACCCCACTCTGGATCAGGACCTGGACCAAGATCACGAACAACCTGAATACCAGCGACTTGAAAGTGACTCCACTCCATCTAAGACTGTGGAGCTCAAG AGGGAGGAGGCAGGCTCTCCTGTAGACTCTAAGACGGAG TTGGACCAGGACTTGCCCCTACGTCCTAAACAGGAG CAGTTCCTGGATAAACCAGAGGATGTGTTGCAGAAACATCAAGCCAGCATCAATGAACTGAAAAGAGCGCTGAGAGAGCCCAACAGCAAACTGGTCCACAGAGAGAAGCGTCTCTCTGGAGCCTCATCTGGTAGCACTCCGGAGAAAAAATCT GCCTCAGAGGATTCCTTATTGATTGAGAAGCAAGAAGGTTGTCAAAGAAACCTGCCCCTCAGTAAAAAAGATGAAAAGAGCAGGAGTCCTAGGGTAGCTTCATTAGCCACTGGATTCGACAAAGAGACAGAAGATGAAACGAGAGAGAAAACCATCACCACACACAGTGACATAAGAGTAAGACAAAGTGTAGCAAAACGGAACTCAACAGAAACCATCCTATCACCAGAGAAGCCCCTGAGAAATCGTGCTAAAAGCCCTGCTTTAAGGTACAACCATTTCCAGGGTGCCAGTTCTTTGGAGGAGAAATCATTTGATAATGGGACCCCTCAGGACAAATCCTTGTCAGAGAATGTCATTCATACAAATGGATGCAATGAATATGAAATAGAGAGAATTTGGGGCAATAAAAAGTACATGGGAGTAACCAATAGAGAAGACAACACCACAAATCAAGACTTGCCAAGGTATGTAGTGAGAAGCTTCAGAGAGGCTTCTCCCAATGCAGCCATAGATAAATATATAAGAGATCAATATAATGAAAACCGGTGGGGTAAATATATGAGAGATCAATATAATGAAAACCGGTGGGAGAGACAATCCTGTGAAACAGAAGCAAAAAACACCAGAGCTACCTTACAGAAGCAAACATCTAATCCGGATTCTAAGAGTAAAAGCTCAATAATCCAGAGACATGATTCTACTGCAAGCGACTCATCACAGTCTGAGGTGAAACGAATTGTTCCACTGAAGCCTGAGAGGTCAAAGAAGTTGAAAGGCAGTAAAGGAGCCAAGCTGCAAGGACAACCAaatgaaaaaagcatttcaggatCATTTGATCAAAGTGAAGGAACCAAGTATAAGGAAGAGCAAGTTGGATTTGAGAATGCCCTGGACAGCTTGTCACAGCTCAAAAACTCTGCAGTTGTAGAAGGCACTGGAACTTTTGCCAAGCACGACTGGGCAAGTAATTGTCACAATAGGGAAGTCCGAGAATATAGCCGTCAGTCTCTCCAAGACAGGCCCCAATTAAGGGATCTCAAGAACAATGCAGACCACAGACTTAGTATTGAACAAGATCAGTTTCTTTTTGAAGATCCACTGTTTATGTTTGACTTTCCAACCAATTCAGCATTTCCAGCCTTTGACCAGATTCCCCCTTTATACCCACCTGTAAAATCCCAGTGGGCAAGAGATGCACGTACCAAACCGATCACCAAAAGCGATTCTGGCAACAGTCTTCACAAGAGCTCCACAATGGAATCTTCCAAGAGGAAACCAGTG AGAGAGCTCTGGGAGAGGCACTTAGGATCGTTGTCAGAAGATGATCCTGATCCTGACACTCTGTACCTGAAGGAGACCCACCTGGGCATTGAGCGCAAATGCTCGAGTATCACTGTTAGCTCAACGTCCAGCCTGGAGGCTGAGGTGGACTTCACTGTGCTCATGGACTTCCAAACGGGTATCGAGGAATTTTCTAGAGGCATGACTGAGCTGGGGGAGAAAGACTTCTCACCTGAGTTTGGCCTCTCTGACCGTACTACCCATCCAGCCTTTATACTGGGAGCAGATCCTATCTACTTTCCAGAGGAGAGACCCGAAGAAGTACAGAGGCCCATAGAGAAACCAAAGCCTGTTGTAGAACACAAGGCACTGGAGGAACGTAAACCGGAG CCTTTTGTACCTAAGAAAGCTCCGCGGTCGGTGAAAGCTGCCCAAGCCCTGAGGAAAGACTCTACAGAACAAGCTAATACCCAGTTGATGAGACGAGAGAGCTTGGAGTCACCCCCAATCCATCCTCTCAGCAGAGAGAGCAGTGAAATCATTGCCTCCCAAGCTCTTAGGAAGACCGAGGTCAAGATCGAGACGCAGCCCAATGGCTCTGAGGTCACCACGACCATAATGGAGATTGCAGACCCG GACCATGGTATCAGCAGTATGCGAGAGGCCACATACTTTATGACGGAGAGAATCTCTCCT GTGAACCTGGGATCATTAGCTAGAGATGGCTCTCCTCTAATGGTAACCGAGAACGTAACGTCAGCCACTACAACTCATGTTACTAAG acggTGAAGGGAGGCTACTCGGAGACAAGAATTGAAAAGAGGATTATCAttactggtgatgatgatgttgatCAAGATCAG GCGCTTGCCATGGCAATAAAAGAAGCCAAGCAACAGCACCCTGACATGTTGGTTACCAAGGCTGTGGTTGTCAGGGAAACAGAATCTTCCACTCAAGATCCACATGAGGAATCGAAG tCCTGA
- the LOC132129769 gene encoding band 4.1-like protein 1 isoform X3, translated as MSEKSSAAKNTADGGYTDHDSKMSDEHRDTDDSSEKTPSRMSRSPQKSSKRPKTAPVKVTLLDGSAYETGVEKLCKGQVLLDMVCEHLNLLEKDYFGITFSDTESQKNWLDPSKEIKKQIRMGPWHFSFAVKFYPPDPSQLIEDITRYYLCLQLREDILSGRLPCSFVTHALLGSYAVQAELGDYDPEEHGPDYISEFRFAPNQTRELEERVMELHRTYRGMSPAEAEINFLENAKKLSMYGVDLHHAKDSEGIDIMLGVCASGLLIYRDRLRINRFAWPKILKISYKRSNFYIKIRPGEYEQFESTIGFKLPNHRASKRLWKVCIEHHTFFRLVSPEPPPKGFLVIGSKFRYSGRTQAQSRQASALIDRPAPQFERSISRRYLLSRSIDGESALGDTLDRLSQHTSSEPVHSLPRDELDQDYLDPTLDQDLDQDHEQPEYQRLESDSTPSKTVELKREEAGSPVDSKTELDQDLPLRPKQEQFLDKPEDVLQKHQASINELKRALREPNSKLVHREKRLSGASSGSTPEKKSASEDSLLIEKQEGCQRNLPLSKKDEKSRSPRVASLATGFDKETEDETREKTITTHSDIRVRQSVAKRNSTETILSPEKPLRNRAKSPALRYNHFQGASSLEEKSFDNGTPQDKSLSENVIHTNGCNEYEIERIWGNKKYMGVTNREDNTTNQDLPRYVVRSFREASPNAAIDKYIRDQYNENRWGKYMRDQYNENRWERQSCETEAKNTRATLQKQTSNPDSKSKSSIIQRHDSTASDSSQSEVKRIVPLKPERSKKLKGSKGAKLQGQPNEKSISGSFDQSEGTKYKEEQVGFENALDSLSQLKNSAVVEGTGTFAKHDWASNCHNREVREYSRQSLQDRPQLRDLKNNADHRLSIEQDQFLFEDPLFMFDFPTNSAFPAFDQIPPLYPPVKSQWARDARTKPITKSDSGNSLHKSSTMESSKRKPVRELWERHLGSLSEDDPDPDTLYLKETHLGIERKCSSITVSSTSSLEAEVDFTVLMDFQTGIEEFSRGMTELGEKDFSPEFGLSDRTTHPAFILGADPIYFPEERPEEVQRPIEKPKPVVEHKALEERKPEPFVPKKAPRSVKAAQALRKDSTEQANTQLMRRESLESPPIHPLSRESSEIIASQALRKTEVKIETQPNGSEVTTTIMEIADPDHGISSMREATYFMTERISPVNLGSLARDGSPLMVTENVTSATTTHVTKTVKGGYSETRIEKRIIITGDDDVDQDQALAMAIKEAKQQHPDMLVTKAVVVRETESSTQDPHEESKS; from the exons ATGTCAGAGAAAAGTTCAGCCGCAAAGAATACAGCAGACGGAGGTTATACG GATCACGATTCAAAGATGTCGGATGAGCACAGAGACACGGATGACTCGTCGGAAAAAACGCCTAGTAGGATGTCCAGATCCCCTCAGAAATCCTCCAAAAGACCAAAGACTGCACCTGTGAAAGTCACACTGCTTGATGGATCTGCCTATGAGACTGGGGTGGAG AAGCTGTGTAAAGGACAGGTGTTACTGGATATGGTGTGTGAACATCTCAACCTCTTGGAGAAGGACTACTTTGGCATAACTTTCAGTGACACGGAGAGCCAAAAG AACTGGCTGGATCCTTCAAAAGAAATCAAGAAACAAATCCGCA TGGGTCCGTGGCATTTCTCCTTTGCTGTCAAATTCTACCCTCCAGATCCGTCTCAGCTGATTGAAGACATCACACG GTATTACCTGTGTCTGCAGCTGAGGGAGGACATACTGTCAGGTCGTCTGCCCTGCTCGTTCGTCACTCATGCTCTGCTGGGCTCGTATGCTGTTCAGGCTGAGCTGGGAGACTATGACCCAGAGGAACACGGGCCAGACTACATCAGCGAGTTCCGCTTCGCCCCCAATCAGACCCGTGAGCTGGAGGAGAGGGTGATGGAGCTGCACCGCACCTACAG GGGCATGAGTCCTGCAGAGGCTGAAATCAACTTCCTGGAGAATGCTAAGAAACTCTCCATGTATGGCGTTGATCTTCATCACGCTAAG GACTCTGAAGGCATTGACATCATGTTGGGGGTGTGTGCCAGTGGCCTCTTGATCTATAGAGACCGGCTGCGTATCAACCGATTCGCCTGGCCCAAGATCCTTAAAATATCCTACAAGAGAAGCAACTTCTACATCAAAATCCGACCTGGAGAG TACGAGCAGTTTGAGAGCACCATTGGCTTCAAGCTGCCCAACCACCGTGCCTCTAAGCGCTTGTGGAAAGTCTGCATTGAACATCACACATTTTTCAG GTTGGTCTCTCCTGAGCCTCCTCCCAAAGGTTTTCTTGTGATTGGCTCAAAATTCCGCTACAGTGGGCGGACCCAAGCCCAGTCTCGCCAGGCCAGTGCTTTGATTGACAGGCCAGCTCCTCAATTTGAACGATCAATTAGTAGGAGGTACCTGCTGTCCCGCAGCATAGATGGAG AGTCTGCATTAGGGGACACTTTGGACCGACTCTCCCAGCACACCTCCAGTGAGCCTGTACATAGCCTTCCCAGAGATGAGCTGGACCAGGACTACCTTGACCCCACTCTGGATCAGGACCTGGACCAAGATCACGAACAACCTGAATACCAGCGACTTGAAAGTGACTCCACTCCATCTAAGACTGTGGAGCTCAAG AGGGAGGAGGCAGGCTCTCCTGTAGACTCTAAGACGGAG TTGGACCAGGACTTGCCCCTACGTCCTAAACAGGAG CAGTTCCTGGATAAACCAGAGGATGTGTTGCAGAAACATCAAGCCAGCATCAATGAACTGAAAAGAGCGCTGAGAGAGCCCAACAGCAAACTGGTCCACAGAGAGAAGCGTCTCTCTGGAGCCTCATCTGGTAGCACTCCGGAGAAAAAATCT GCCTCAGAGGATTCCTTATTGATTGAGAAGCAAGAAGGTTGTCAAAGAAACCTGCCCCTCAGTAAAAAAGATGAAAAGAGCAGGAGTCCTAGGGTAGCTTCATTAGCCACTGGATTCGACAAAGAGACAGAAGATGAAACGAGAGAGAAAACCATCACCACACACAGTGACATAAGAGTAAGACAAAGTGTAGCAAAACGGAACTCAACAGAAACCATCCTATCACCAGAGAAGCCCCTGAGAAATCGTGCTAAAAGCCCTGCTTTAAGGTACAACCATTTCCAGGGTGCCAGTTCTTTGGAGGAGAAATCATTTGATAATGGGACCCCTCAGGACAAATCCTTGTCAGAGAATGTCATTCATACAAATGGATGCAATGAATATGAAATAGAGAGAATTTGGGGCAATAAAAAGTACATGGGAGTAACCAATAGAGAAGACAACACCACAAATCAAGACTTGCCAAGGTATGTAGTGAGAAGCTTCAGAGAGGCTTCTCCCAATGCAGCCATAGATAAATATATAAGAGATCAATATAATGAAAACCGGTGGGGTAAATATATGAGAGATCAATATAATGAAAACCGGTGGGAGAGACAATCCTGTGAAACAGAAGCAAAAAACACCAGAGCTACCTTACAGAAGCAAACATCTAATCCGGATTCTAAGAGTAAAAGCTCAATAATCCAGAGACATGATTCTACTGCAAGCGACTCATCACAGTCTGAGGTGAAACGAATTGTTCCACTGAAGCCTGAGAGGTCAAAGAAGTTGAAAGGCAGTAAAGGAGCCAAGCTGCAAGGACAACCAaatgaaaaaagcatttcaggatCATTTGATCAAAGTGAAGGAACCAAGTATAAGGAAGAGCAAGTTGGATTTGAGAATGCCCTGGACAGCTTGTCACAGCTCAAAAACTCTGCAGTTGTAGAAGGCACTGGAACTTTTGCCAAGCACGACTGGGCAAGTAATTGTCACAATAGGGAAGTCCGAGAATATAGCCGTCAGTCTCTCCAAGACAGGCCCCAATTAAGGGATCTCAAGAACAATGCAGACCACAGACTTAGTATTGAACAAGATCAGTTTCTTTTTGAAGATCCACTGTTTATGTTTGACTTTCCAACCAATTCAGCATTTCCAGCCTTTGACCAGATTCCCCCTTTATACCCACCTGTAAAATCCCAGTGGGCAAGAGATGCACGTACCAAACCGATCACCAAAAGCGATTCTGGCAACAGTCTTCACAAGAGCTCCACAATGGAATCTTCCAAGAGGAAACCAGTG AGAGAGCTCTGGGAGAGGCACTTAGGATCGTTGTCAGAAGATGATCCTGATCCTGACACTCTGTACCTGAAGGAGACCCACCTGGGCATTGAGCGCAAATGCTCGAGTATCACTGTTAGCTCAACGTCCAGCCTGGAGGCTGAGGTGGACTTCACTGTGCTCATGGACTTCCAAACGGGTATCGAGGAATTTTCTAGAGGCATGACTGAGCTGGGGGAGAAAGACTTCTCACCTGAGTTTGGCCTCTCTGACCGTACTACCCATCCAGCCTTTATACTGGGAGCAGATCCTATCTACTTTCCAGAGGAGAGACCCGAAGAAGTACAGAGGCCCATAGAGAAACCAAAGCCTGTTGTAGAACACAAGGCACTGGAGGAACGTAAACCGGAG CCTTTTGTACCTAAGAAAGCTCCGCGGTCGGTGAAAGCTGCCCAAGCCCTGAGGAAAGACTCTACAGAACAAGCTAATACCCAGTTGATGAGACGAGAGAGCTTGGAGTCACCCCCAATCCATCCTCTCAGCAGAGAGAGCAGTGAAATCATTGCCTCCCAAGCTCTTAGGAAGACCGAGGTCAAGATCGAGACGCAGCCCAATGGCTCTGAGGTCACCACGACCATAATGGAGATTGCAGACCCG GACCATGGTATCAGCAGTATGCGAGAGGCCACATACTTTATGACGGAGAGAATCTCTCCT GTGAACCTGGGATCATTAGCTAGAGATGGCTCTCCTCTAATGGTAACCGAGAACGTAACGTCAGCCACTACAACTCATGTTACTAAG acggTGAAGGGAGGCTACTCGGAGACAAGAATTGAAAAGAGGATTATCAttactggtgatgatgatgttgatCAAGATCAG GCGCTTGCCATGGCAATAAAAGAAGCCAAGCAACAGCACCCTGACATGTTGGTTACCAAGGCTGTGGTTGTCAGGGAAACAGAATCTTCCACTCAAGATCCACATGAGGAATCGAAG tCCTGA